The region TGCTATAAATAAAGGGGCTGGCAGAGATAGTATCATAATCAATGATACACAAATGCTACACTTTTTTAACCTTAAAGTGAAAGGATTTATCGAAGAGGCGATAAGATATCTTGGTTCATTCTTTTGTCTTATAATTCAGGCGGGTAGACTGACACAACTGTTTGCTAATTTAAGTAAAAAGTCGCATTGATGTCTTTATTAGTTTACCGGGAATACCCCGAAGATTTTACGGTTATTTGGGGTTTATGTTTAAGCTGTCCAATGGTGAGCGTGTTCCATCGCAAAACAACGAGATGAGCTGAATAAAATAAGGGTTTGCAAAGAGAGATTTGGCGTGCCTGGCGCGTTACATAATGCAAAAGGAGTAAGCAAAATAATCCTGGTTTCAATCCCTTTAAAAGCCCAGGCCATTTGCCTGAGCTAGTACACCTGAGCTTTGTGTATTAAAGTACCTTGTCCCGATAGCCTGGAGTGCTTGTTTGGCCTGTCGGTTTGCAGCGAATAATCTAAAAGCGTGCTACACAACCGCATCGATAACGTCGGCAGGTTTACCATCTCTGATTATTTTGCCGTCTTTAATCTCTATAATGCGGTCCATCATGGTGAGCACATCATAAGAATGCGCAACAGAAATGACGGTTTTGCCTTTCATCAGCGTTTTAAGTGAGCGGATAAACTCGGCTTTTAAAGCCGGGTCCAGGGCACTGGTTGCCTCATCCAGCAACAGTATTTTCTTATCTCTTAATATCGCTCTGGCCAGCGCCAGCCGTTGTCGCTGGCCGCCAGAAAGTTGTCCGCCGTTTTCACCAATAAACGCGCTTAACCCCCTACGGCCGCGAGCGTCTGTGTATGCTTCTACAAATTCCAGGGCATTGGCCTGTTCAAGCGCGTGCCTGACCGACGCCCGGCTTACGTTATTTAAACCAAATGCGACGTTTTCATAAATGCTCTGATTAAACAGGCCAATATCCTGATTTAAAAAGCTGATCTCGCCACAGACCTGATCTGTGGGGTAGTCTTCTATATTCTTGCCATCAATGTAAATTGCCCCTGCTTCAATTTCGTCAATGCCGGCAAGCATATTCAGCAGCGACGATTTTCCTGCTCCTGACGGGCCTATGATCCCCACCTTTTCGCCGGCTTTGATTTTTAACGACAGATCGGTGAACAGGGGCGCTTTATTTTCATACGCAAATTCGACGTTTTTAAAAGTGATTTTTCCTCTGCACACATTGAACTTACCTGCGTCTTCAATGGGTTCAATATCTTCCAGAAACTCGTTAATCACTTCTCTGCCCACGGTAACCTGGCCCCAGGAAACAAAAAAGGCGTCAAACTCTTCCTGACACCATTCCGAGAGCGAAATAACCCGATAGACCAGGGCCAGCACCATAGAAAACTCGCCAACGGAGATGCTGCCATTGAGCCAGAGCTGTATACACAGTGCCCCTGTGCCCACAATCAAAGTACCATTTAGCAGGCCAACCACAGAGGCAAAATGAGAGAAAACTCGAAATTCCTTTGCCACCACTCTGCGGTGTCGGGTCGCCCATTTTTCAGCAAACTGTTGCTCGTATTCGCTGCCGGAGAGCATCTTTATCGTTCTGATCCGGGCAAAGCGTTCAGTCAATTTTCCGGTGATCTGTGCACAGCTTTCGGCTTCCAGCCGGTTAGTGGTTTTGGCGTTGGGGATCCACTGCCCAAACAGCAAGGCCAGAAACAGGCCTGTCCAGATAAGGAAAGGCAGCGTCAGCCAGCCATCTATATTGCCGACGTAAAACAGCAGCGCGCCCAAAAATGCCAGTAAAAATCCGGCAAAGCCACAGAGCTGCAACACCACATCAATGATGGCTTCGGAGGTATCCACAATCACAATGGCTGTGGATCCCGGGTCGTCTTCTTCGTGATAACTGGCAGGCGATGCTATTAAAGTGCGGTACAGTTTTACAATGGTGTTTTTTTGCAGGTTAGGCCCAAGCAGCTGATGAAACACCAGGTTCTTAACCAGGGTGAGTGCGGGGATCACAACGGCAATGGCCACGGCGAACAATGCCAGCTGGTATCCTTTATTGTTCAGGTGTGTTTTGTCACCGGAGGTATCCAGCCAGTCGACCAGCTCACCCAGAAAGTCAAAGGTCACAATTTGCAATAAGCCGCCCAGCAAAGAAATGATGAATGCAACGGCTATCCAGCCAGAAAACTCTTTGGCGCACTGGCGGATAAACGGAAGATTGTGTTCGGCCTCATGCAACTGGCTGTCGAATGTGTCTTTGTGGCCTATTTTTTCAAATAGCGTAAATAATGGCTTCATCGCTTTGTGTGGCACCTGCACGTATCTGGTTGCGCTCCGGCTGTTTGGCCAGAGCCAGGAATAAACAAGCCACTGAGACAACGGCGCTGGTCGTTTCAGTGGCTCTGACTTGTATACTGATTTTCTTTTATATCAGCAGGTTAAGCGCTAGTCGTCTTCATTTTGGTTAGAGGTTTCTGGCGTATAGTCATCCCAGTCGCCAGCGGCAGGCATCGACAGTTCATCCACGTTTTCACAGTTTACGGCCTGGTTGACGTAATCCCGCATATCTTTAGATAAGAAGAAGGCGCCAAAGTGTGCTTCCGGCGAGTAGTATTTTGTTTGAATGTCGGCCTGATTAAAGCGTGTTTCGAGTTCAGCGAGCGACAGTGTGTTGATGGTGCCGCTGCGCGTTGCCCAGATAAACGCATGGGAGCCGCCAAAATAGTCGTAACATCCGCCCATATAAATGCCTGCCGGATTGTTAAACGCCTGAGTTAAACGAGATACCATCGACTGCATCATATAGGGCTCAAAATAAGGCGTACCACCTTGTGCCACTAAAATGCCGTCAGCTTTTAGTGCGGTTAAGCAGTTGCCAAAAAAGGATTGGGTGAACAGGGTTTCCGACGCACCGCCATCCGGATCGGCCGCATCCAGGATTATCAGGTCAAAGCAATCACTGTACTGAGAGATAATGTCAGCGCCATCACCTATGCGCAGTACAAACCTGGGATCATCAAATGCGCCATTGTTAATTTCTGGCAAGTACTTGCGGCTCAGTTGAATAATTTGCTCATCAATATCCACCATGACCACGTTTTTTACGCTCTGGTGTTTTAATACTTCGCGGGCGCTGCCGCCATCGCCACCGCCAACGATCAACACGTTCTTGACCTGACCATGAAAGAGGATAGGCACATGTGCCATCATCTCATGATAAATGTGCTCCCCTTTGGTGGTGACCTGGATCCCATCGTCAATGCGCATTACTTTACCCAGGTGGCGGGTTTCAAAAATGCTGACATCCTGGAACTCGGTTTCTACATCTACCAAATCTTTTTCTGAACGAAGTGCAATGTGAACGCCACTTGTCATTTGCTCATAATGCCAATTAATCTTAGTCATGCTTTTACTCAGTGTTCGGTTGTCACGGTGATCAGATAGCCGGTTTTGTGCATGCTACTTACTGGCGCAGGTAAAACCTGACGACCTAAAACACAGACAAAGTGACACGCTCTGACTCTCCCTTTTTGAATACGGATATTCCAGCACTGAAATGTGCAACGAGTGTGGAGCCGGGCATTGATGCTAAGACTGGCGGCTCGGTACGCGGCAGGTGGTGATTATTGCTCTTATGAAAAACACAACAGGCTCAGATGCTTGTGACTTCACAAACGCAGCGAATTGCACCAATATAGAAACTTAAAAAGTGATATACGGGTGTGTGATGAGGGTGGGAACACAACGGCCGTTTAGCATTTTGGGGAGGCTGTAAATCGAATCTCTAAAGTAAGTCCGAGTTCATGCAAATGGTGGTACTCAAACAGTCCATTTAAATTTTTATTAAGCCAGAGGAAAGCTTTCAATTGGTAAGTGTATAGGAAAAAAGGATTGCATTTCATGAGGTGTATAGTCGTAGTCATTTTTTTAATTTTGACGGTGTCATGCCAGCGGTATACAGATACTTTTCGCTATATTTCTTTAGAGGGGAACGAAAAAGTTGTTGAGGTGGCTAGCGGAGTGGTCAAAAACCCAAAGGTTAAGCTTGAGAAAGAGATCGTTATGTCTTATAAGCTTGAAAGGGATAATTACAGTATTGTCTTTACGATTGACAGTAGTGGATTAATGCCAAACATCATTGTGTATTCTGAAGGGAGACTAGAGCAAATAGCGCCTAAAATTGTTCCAAAAAGATTTAGAAAAAATAACAAAAATAGTATTCCTCAATGCAATCTTAGTTACATTGTTCGCGGTGAGACTGCTTTTCAAATTGTAGTGCCAACATGCTTTGACTTTAGTGGTGGTAATTTTATTTCTTTTGACGTCTTAATTGACTCAGAAGTGGTTGGCAAAGAAGACCTTAAGTTTACTTTGAGAGCAGCAGGAGAATATGAAACTGTTGATGGGATTTAGTTGGCTAGGGTAGTTAAGTTGGTGCCCATTCAGAACGAGAGTGAGTCTGGCGCCAGGCTTTTATACTAAGTGCTCGATGACTGATGCAAAGGAGTTCTGTAATTGAACGTGTTTATTAAAATATTGGCGGGGAAGTATGAGACGTAGGTTATTGTTACTTCTTCTTTTTGTCTTTAGCGCTGTGGTCAGGTCCGCAGAGTTCGAAAATACAGGGCCTCACGGCTTTCATGAGGATATTGTAAGTATCACCATGAATGCTCAGGATGGCGCGGCTTATACGGTAAGAAAAAATACCCATCACACTTTGGCGTCAATTCAGGTTGAAACTCAGGACCAGTTTTTATCAATAAAAAATGCCTGTTTTAAAAAGATCTTCTTTCCGGCGCTTCAGTCGATGAAAGTATCGCGGGAATATAATGAGCAGAGTCAAAAACATGATTTGGTGCTTGTTTCTGTCAACTTTGGTTATTTTGGTGATACAGCGGATGCCCTTTCAGATGACACTAAACTTGAAGACTGGCAACTTAGACTGACGATACATAAAACGCACACGAATATTGCGCTTATCCAAGACAAAACTAAGGTGTTTGATTATTGCCGTTGAAGCGTAAGCCAGGGCTTCGGTATAAAAATAGCTTGAAGGACAGCCACTTAAACTAGCGCATTCAATTGACTTCTAATGATGTCTATTCAGGCAATGCAATATTAAAAGCCCCGGTATTGTGCGGGGCTTTTCTGTATCTGGTTGTATTTACTGACCAGTGGGCCTAAGTGTGCTGTACTATTTTTGCTGAACGAAAGGGTAAAGTAACCCGATCAGCAAAAGTTGCCCCATCCGCTCGCATTACAGGTTTGTTGCGGTGGTCCCGGTGGGCCAATGTGGCTAAGGCATGTCCAGGTATTCGCACCGCCCGCAATGGCCGGTGTATTGCTATTTTCTACTAAGTGCCGTTCTGACAGCGATTTGAGCTTTTTACTGCTTAATTTTAGTTTCATTGTTTTTGTCCTTAAATTAATCCTGTGTACTGTTCGTACCCAATAACCATAAACGGTTTATGATCGCATTGTCAAATATTGCATACAATATACATGTAATTCTCTCCGTTTTATGGTGGGTGTCCAGGAAAGCTCGCAGGAAAGCTCGTTGACTTCAGAGCGGTGTACACAAGAGTGAGGGGTTCGCTTTCAGGCATAAAAAAACCGCCAGTAAAGGCGGTTCTCTTAAAAGCAATGGTGTGTGCACAAGAGTGAGGGATTCGCTTTTGGGCATAAAAAAACCGTCCACATTGGGACGGTTCTCTTAAAAGCAATGGCGGAGAAGGAGGGATGACAAAATACGTCCTGTATTTGCCCTGCGGGCCGCACTGAAGTGCGTTCAATTTTGTTCCAGACAAAATTGTCGAACCCTGGTCGAGGGTTCTCACCCACCTTCTCATTCGTGAAGAGGTAAAATTTGGGCATAAAAAAACCGCCAATAAGGCGGTTTTTTTATTATTAATGGCGGAGAAGGAGGGATTCGAACCCTCGATAGGGCTACAAACCCTATACTCCCTTAGCAGGGGAGCGCCTTCAGCCACTCGGCCACCTCTCCGGCGCAAAAACTTAAAAATGGCGGAGAGATAGGGATTTGAACCCTAGATACGCTATTAACGTATGCCGGTTTTCAAGACCGGTGCTTTCAACCACTCAGCCATCTCTCCATGGGCAAAGATAATACTTAGCGAATTTGATGCTGTAAATAGTTTTTAATTTGTTTGCTTAATTTTTGTACGCAAATGTGGCTTTTTTTAATACCTTGAATGAAATCTGGGCGATAAAGCGTATTTTATGGTATTGAGTGAAGGGGGATGTGCAGAAAAAAGGGCATGTACGGTTGGGGGGAACATGCCCGAGGCAGACTTACTTATACATAACCACCTGACTTAACATCAGTTGTTTACCCACAGTGTTTAACCAGGCCTTTAGGTTAACGCGGCGCTTGATACCAGGCGCTGTGGCTGTGTTTAGGGTGGTTTGCGTGTTGCTGCACGCTGCAGCTGAATTAAGCATGTCTGACTCCTCAAAATCTTAAAAGTAACAATGTTGTCTGTATCGACATGGTTATTTTGCGCGCATTGTGACTAAAAATAAAACGATAAAAATTGCTGCTGAGGGATTAGAAAAACTAATGGAAAATGCAGGGTTTTTGCTTTGAGTAAATCATCATTGTGATTGTTTATTCAATCTCTTGAATGGGTGGATTTAAATTAAGTTGTTTTTTATCATGTGTTTGCTTTTATTCTTTTCTTTTTGCGCCTTTATTTTTGGGTAATTATTCAGATAAGTTGATTTTGTTTTTGAGAGGGTGTTTTGTTGGTTGTTTATAAGCCTGGAAGTGGGCGGAAGTTGCAACGGCAGTTAAAGTGGTTGCGGGCCCAGGTAAAGCAACGTCAGCTGGTCGTTCGCTGGTATGATACGAGTGGCTTCTACGGGCAGGATTGCGAAGCGATCAGGGCGCAGGCACAGGACCAGCAACAGGTTGTAGTGGTTGGCGGAGATGGCACCATCAATTTGGTTGTCAATGCCATAGTTGGTTTACCTGTTACACTGGCGTGCCTGCCAGCAGGCACGGGAAATGATTTTTGCCGTCAGTTTGGTTACGCAGAGCGACACTGGAGAGCAGCTGTTTTTTCTGCTCGCAGTATATCGATAGATCTGGGCGCCATCGGTGAGCGCTATTTCGTCAATATTGCCGGGGTTGGCTTTAATGCTGAGGTGGTACAGGGCATGCGGGGTAACAAACGTGCCGGGGCGCTGAGTTATGTATGGGGTGGGATCAGGCAGCTGTTCTGCGCGCCGACTATCAGCGTTGCCACGTCGCAAGGTCCAGTGCTGACGCGGGGGATGATGTTGCTGTTGGCCAATGGTCGTTACTTTGCAGCTGGTTTACAGCCTGCACCGTGTGCCAAGCTGCACGACGGTCAACTGGAATGTATGTGGTTTAGCGCCAGTGTCTGGTGGCAGCGTCTAGTGGTATTTGCAGCGATGCTGGTTGGATGTCACCAGCGCTTGCCCTGGGTATATCGTGAAAAACGCGCTGAATTAACCATTACAACACCAAACCTGATAGTGGAGGCAGATGGTGACCTGGTGGCGCAAACACCTGTCACAATCTGTAGCCTCCAAGGTGCCATGCAGCTCAGGATTCCGCCTGAGTCGTCCTTGCTGGACTAATCCAGGCACGAATACGCTGATAGGGTGTGAGTACAATGGCGTTGCCGAGTAGTACCAGAGAAAATCCGATAAAGGTGTTAAGCTGCCAGACAAACCCTTCAAACCAGGTACTGAGTGTGACGGCCACCAGAGGAAACAGGACTATTAGGTAACTGGCTTTTTCCGGCCCAATGTTTTTGAGTAGGTGAAAATAACAGGCAAACGCAATAACGGTGCCAAATACCGACAGATATAGCAAAGAGCCCCAGTAACTGGCGTTGGCCTCAATACTAAATTGTAGCGGGCTGAGTGCTACATAGCCGCCTAAAAACAGTGCACTGTACAACATACCCCAGGCATTGCCCTGCAGTACGCCAATCTGGCGGTTGGAGTTACGCACACTGACCATATTGCCCAGTGACGCGGTAAACATGCCAGCCAGTGCCAATAGCAGACCAATGAATGCCTCGCTGTTCAGATCGGCGCTTACTAAGTCCTGCCAGAATAAGCTGACGATACCACCGAGCCCCAGTGTGGCACCGATATAAATACGCCCGGCGATGGGCTTGGCAAAAAACAACCGGGTATTGACGATATTGGCAACCAGCAGCAACGAAAAGGCAATAGACGCCATGGCAGAAGTCAGACTGCCCTGCGCCCAGTATAGCAGCAGATAATTTAGCCCAAAATTACCCAGTGCCAGCAGCATAAAAAAGCCATGATCAGTGAGCGAGTAGCGCATCGGAGGAC is a window of Pseudoalteromonas sp. R3 DNA encoding:
- a CDS encoding diacylglycerol kinase family protein, whose product is MVVYKPGSGRKLQRQLKWLRAQVKQRQLVVRWYDTSGFYGQDCEAIRAQAQDQQQVVVVGGDGTINLVVNAIVGLPVTLACLPAGTGNDFCRQFGYAERHWRAAVFSARSISIDLGAIGERYFVNIAGVGFNAEVVQGMRGNKRAGALSYVWGGIRQLFCAPTISVATSQGPVLTRGMMLLLANGRYFAAGLQPAPCAKLHDGQLECMWFSASVWWQRLVVFAAMLVGCHQRLPWVYREKRAELTITTPNLIVEADGDLVAQTPVTICSLQGAMQLRIPPESSLLD
- a CDS encoding EamA family transporter, which produces MNNVFLYTITVLIWGSTWLAIEFQLGTVDEVVSLFYRFAISAACMWCYVLIKRPPMRYSLTDHGFFMLLALGNFGLNYLLLYWAQGSLTSAMASIAFSLLLVANIVNTRLFFAKPIAGRIYIGATLGLGGIVSLFWQDLVSADLNSEAFIGLLLALAGMFTASLGNMVSVRNSNRQIGVLQGNAWGMLYSALFLGGYVALSPLQFSIEANASYWGSLLYLSVFGTVIAFACYFHLLKNIGPEKASYLIVLFPLVAVTLSTWFEGFVWQLNTFIGFSLVLLGNAIVLTPYQRIRAWISPARTTQAES
- the speE gene encoding polyamine aminopropyltransferase, coding for MTKINWHYEQMTSGVHIALRSEKDLVDVETEFQDVSIFETRHLGKVMRIDDGIQVTTKGEHIYHEMMAHVPILFHGQVKNVLIVGGGDGGSAREVLKHQSVKNVVMVDIDEQIIQLSRKYLPEINNGAFDDPRFVLRIGDGADIISQYSDCFDLIILDAADPDGGASETLFTQSFFGNCLTALKADGILVAQGGTPYFEPYMMQSMVSRLTQAFNNPAGIYMGGCYDYFGGSHAFIWATRSGTINTLSLAELETRFNQADIQTKYYSPEAHFGAFFLSKDMRDYVNQAVNCENVDELSMPAAGDWDDYTPETSNQNEDD
- a CDS encoding ABC transporter ATP-binding protein, with product MKPLFTLFEKIGHKDTFDSQLHEAEHNLPFIRQCAKEFSGWIAVAFIISLLGGLLQIVTFDFLGELVDWLDTSGDKTHLNNKGYQLALFAVAIAVVIPALTLVKNLVFHQLLGPNLQKNTIVKLYRTLIASPASYHEEDDPGSTAIVIVDTSEAIIDVVLQLCGFAGFLLAFLGALLFYVGNIDGWLTLPFLIWTGLFLALLFGQWIPNAKTTNRLEAESCAQITGKLTERFARIRTIKMLSGSEYEQQFAEKWATRHRRVVAKEFRVFSHFASVVGLLNGTLIVGTGALCIQLWLNGSISVGEFSMVLALVYRVISLSEWCQEEFDAFFVSWGQVTVGREVINEFLEDIEPIEDAGKFNVCRGKITFKNVEFAYENKAPLFTDLSLKIKAGEKVGIIGPSGAGKSSLLNMLAGIDEIEAGAIYIDGKNIEDYPTDQVCGEISFLNQDIGLFNQSIYENVAFGLNNVSRASVRHALEQANALEFVEAYTDARGRRGLSAFIGENGGQLSGGQRQRLALARAILRDKKILLLDEATSALDPALKAEFIRSLKTLMKGKTVISVAHSYDVLTMMDRIIEIKDGKIIRDGKPADVIDAVV